One genomic region from Streptomyces sp. NBC_01431 encodes:
- a CDS encoding acyl-CoA dehydrogenase family protein has product MPGFALEPDQLEWCGELRVLAGARLRPLADKGEPGRVNRPLVEALGEHGLLARLFGSGALDLCLMRESLAYACTEAETALALQGLGAHPVAAYGSAAQRERWMPAVTAGRAVAAFALSEPDAGSDAAALGLNAAQDNDGWRLTGEKCWISNAPEADFYTVFARTTPGAGARGVTAFLVPADRPGLSGAALDMLSPHAIGRLDFDGVPVSADDVLGDVDGGFGVAMNTLNLFRPSVGAFAVGMAQAALDATVAHAGERTAFGGPLKDLQAVSHKLADMATRTQAARLLVYAAACAYDRRDAGIARGSAMAKLLATETAQYVVDTAVQLHGARALQRGHLLEHLYREVRAPRIYEGASEVQRTIIAKELYR; this is encoded by the coding sequence ATGCCCGGATTCGCGCTGGAGCCGGACCAGCTGGAATGGTGCGGGGAGCTGCGGGTGCTTGCCGGGGCGCGGCTGCGCCCCCTTGCGGACAAGGGTGAGCCAGGGCGCGTCAACCGGCCACTTGTCGAGGCACTCGGGGAGCACGGGCTGCTGGCCCGGCTCTTCGGCTCGGGCGCGCTCGACCTGTGCCTGATGCGCGAGTCGCTGGCGTACGCGTGCACGGAGGCGGAGACCGCGCTCGCCCTCCAGGGCCTGGGCGCGCATCCGGTCGCCGCGTACGGATCGGCCGCGCAGCGCGAGCGGTGGATGCCCGCGGTGACGGCGGGCCGCGCGGTCGCGGCCTTCGCGCTCAGCGAGCCGGACGCGGGCTCGGACGCCGCGGCGCTCGGCCTCAACGCGGCTCAGGACAACGATGGTTGGCGGCTCACCGGCGAGAAGTGCTGGATCTCCAACGCCCCCGAGGCCGACTTCTACACCGTTTTCGCGCGGACGACGCCGGGCGCTGGGGCGCGCGGTGTGACGGCCTTCCTGGTCCCCGCCGACCGGCCCGGCCTGAGTGGCGCCGCCCTCGACATGCTGTCGCCGCACGCCATCGGGCGCCTCGACTTCGACGGTGTACCGGTGAGCGCCGACGACGTGCTCGGCGATGTCGACGGGGGCTTCGGGGTCGCGATGAACACCCTCAATCTGTTCCGGCCGAGCGTCGGAGCCTTCGCCGTCGGGATGGCGCAGGCGGCTCTGGACGCCACCGTCGCGCACGCCGGCGAACGCACCGCGTTCGGCGGCCCGTTGAAGGACCTCCAGGCGGTGTCCCACAAGCTCGCCGACATGGCGACCCGCACCCAGGCGGCGCGCCTGTTGGTGTACGCGGCGGCCTGTGCCTATGACCGGCGCGACGCGGGCATCGCCCGCGGTTCGGCGATGGCCAAACTGCTGGCCACCGAGACGGCGCAGTACGTCGTCGACACGGCGGTCCAGCTCCACGGCGCTCGCGCGCTGCAACGCGGGCACCTGCTCGAACACCTCTACCGTGAGGTGCGGGCGCCCCGCATCTACGAGGGGGCGAGCGAAGTGCAGCGCACGATCATCGCGAAGGAGCTGTACCGATGA
- a CDS encoding proline racemase family protein, with protein sequence MKAPVVVRAVDFHTAGEPFRIVADGLPPAPGDTVAERWATVIGAGGAPNAPRPGPLDDVRRLLVQEPRGHAGMYGGFVVPPDDDGAHFGVLFWHKDGYSTACGHGTIALGAWAVATGRVLAPDDGTAEVRIDVPSGRVTARVHRAGARTTAVTFRGVPARVTARKLPVTTSRGAAEVSVAHAGACYVSLAAAELDLDVSRTSLPQLTDLAREIREELTGHRATVDPAIPLLAGVYGVIFHEALADTSAGPNQRSVTVFADGQIDRSPCGSGTAARLALLAEDGAIGPGDELRHESVTGTVFTGRVLSRSARGTVTEVTGATHRTGEHTFVLDPYDELATGFLL encoded by the coding sequence GTGAAGGCGCCCGTGGTGGTGCGCGCCGTCGACTTCCACACCGCGGGCGAGCCCTTCCGCATCGTTGCGGACGGGCTCCCGCCCGCCCCCGGGGACACGGTCGCGGAGCGCTGGGCCACCGTGATCGGCGCGGGCGGCGCCCCCAACGCGCCGAGACCCGGCCCCCTCGACGACGTCCGGCGGCTGCTCGTCCAGGAACCGCGTGGCCACGCCGGCATGTACGGCGGGTTCGTCGTTCCGCCCGACGACGACGGGGCCCACTTCGGGGTGCTGTTCTGGCACAAGGACGGATACTCCACCGCCTGTGGCCACGGCACCATCGCCCTCGGCGCCTGGGCGGTGGCCACGGGTCGCGTCCTCGCACCGGACGACGGCACCGCCGAGGTCAGGATCGACGTGCCGTCGGGCCGGGTCACGGCCCGGGTGCACCGTGCGGGCGCCCGCACCACCGCGGTCACCTTCCGGGGCGTCCCGGCCCGCGTCACCGCCCGCAAGCTGCCCGTGACCACCTCGCGCGGCGCGGCCGAGGTGTCGGTGGCGCACGCGGGAGCCTGCTACGTCTCGCTGGCGGCGGCGGAACTCGACCTGGACGTCAGCCGCACCTCGCTGCCCCAACTCACCGATCTCGCACGGGAGATACGCGAAGAGCTCACCGGTCACCGCGCCACCGTCGACCCGGCGATCCCCCTCCTCGCGGGGGTGTACGGGGTGATCTTCCACGAGGCGCTCGCGGACACCTCGGCCGGGCCGAACCAGCGCAGCGTCACCGTGTTCGCCGACGGCCAGATCGACCGCTCCCCGTGCGGCTCGGGCACCGCCGCGCGACTGGCCCTGCTGGCCGAGGACGGTGCCATCGGCCCCGGCGACGAGCTGCGCCACGAGTCGGTGACCGGCACGGTGTTCACCGGACGCGTCCTGTCCCGTTCGGCGCGGGGCACCGTCACCGAAGTCACCGGCGCCACCCACCGCACCGGCGAGCACACCTTCGTACTCGACCCCTACGACGAGCTGGCGACGGGATTCCTGCTGTGA
- a CDS encoding aminopeptidase P family protein: MAERPARLNTGSHDLPVGLELAAFMTTDWAPTPLPGDLRVPGHEVMAGRRARLSARFPGERLLVPAGELKVRSNDCDHRFRPHSAYAWLTGLTGEDQPGHVLVMEPSGSGHEAVLYVRPRSPRADGGDEFYRDRRYGEFWVGRRPDLAEAERLTGIRCLHVDGLDALPPGRDASSDAELAQVLSELRLVKDAWEVAQLQLAVDHTTTGFEDVVRSLPRALAHPRGERVLEGVFGLRARAEGNGTGYETIAASGAHACVLHWIRNDGRLDPRELLLLDAGVETETLYTSDITRTLPLSGRFSPVQRQVYELVLAAQEAGIAALRPGAAYRDFHRAAMQVIAEGLADWGVLKSASGELHRRYTLCGSGHMLGLDVHDCAKARAETYLDGVLEPGHVLTVEPGLYLQPDDETLPPELRGIGVRIEDDLVITDTGAHLLSGALPRSVEGVEEWMGHLLEG, translated from the coding sequence ATGGCCGAGCGCCCCGCGCGCCTCAACACCGGCAGCCACGACCTTCCCGTCGGTCTCGAACTCGCCGCCTTCATGACCACCGACTGGGCCCCGACCCCGCTGCCCGGGGACCTCCGGGTGCCGGGGCATGAGGTCATGGCGGGACGCCGGGCGCGGCTTTCGGCCCGTTTCCCCGGTGAGCGACTCCTCGTGCCCGCAGGGGAGTTGAAGGTCCGCAGCAACGACTGCGACCACCGCTTCCGCCCGCACAGCGCCTATGCCTGGCTGACCGGCCTGACCGGCGAGGACCAGCCCGGCCACGTGCTCGTCATGGAGCCGTCCGGTTCCGGACACGAGGCGGTGCTGTACGTGCGGCCGCGCTCGCCGCGCGCCGACGGCGGCGACGAGTTCTACCGCGACCGCCGGTACGGCGAGTTCTGGGTGGGACGCCGGCCCGACCTCGCGGAGGCGGAGCGGCTGACCGGCATCCGCTGCCTCCACGTGGACGGCCTCGACGCGCTGCCGCCCGGCCGCGACGCGTCGAGCGATGCCGAACTGGCTCAAGTCCTCTCGGAGTTGAGACTGGTGAAGGACGCGTGGGAGGTGGCCCAGCTCCAGCTGGCCGTCGACCACACCACCACGGGTTTCGAGGACGTCGTGCGCTCCCTGCCCCGCGCGCTGGCCCATCCGCGGGGCGAGCGCGTACTCGAAGGCGTTTTCGGGCTGCGCGCCCGCGCCGAGGGCAACGGCACGGGGTACGAGACGATCGCCGCCTCCGGCGCGCACGCCTGTGTACTGCACTGGATCCGCAACGACGGGCGGCTCGACCCGCGGGAACTGCTGCTCCTGGACGCGGGCGTGGAGACCGAAACGCTCTACACCTCCGACATCACCCGCACCCTCCCACTCTCCGGCCGCTTCTCCCCCGTCCAGCGCCAGGTGTACGAACTCGTCCTGGCCGCGCAGGAGGCGGGCATCGCGGCGCTGCGGCCGGGCGCCGCCTACCGCGACTTCCACCGGGCCGCCATGCAGGTCATCGCGGAGGGCCTCGCGGACTGGGGCGTCCTCAAGAGCGCCTCGGGCGAACTGCACCGCCGCTACACGCTGTGCGGCAGCGGGCACATGCTGGGCCTGGACGTCCACGACTGCGCGAAGGCCCGCGCCGAGACGTACCTGGACGGCGTCCTGGAGCCGGGCCACGTCCTCACGGTCGAGCCCGGCCTGTACTTGCAGCCGGACGACGAGACCCTGCCGCCCGAACTGCGCGGCATCGGCGTCCGCATCGAGGACGACCTGGTCATCACCGACACCGGCGCCCACCTGCTGTCGGGGGCGCTGCCGAGGTCGGTCGAGGGCGTTGAGGAGTGGATGGGGCACCTGCTGGAGGGGTGA
- a CDS encoding AMP-binding protein has protein sequence MELKTSAHADTFPRDHLPPSEQWPELILDLPGLDYPERLNCGHELLDTTIARFGPDRPAFRTGDGTVWTYAQLRERVDRIAHVLTAELGVVPGNRVLLRGPTTPWLAACWLAVMKAGAVAVTVLAQQRTHELAVICDIARISHALCDARVVDDLEKAEVPGLRVTAYGGGAPGDLLHLAERAPAGPFAAVDTSADDVALIAFTSGTTGRPKGCMHFHRDVLAIADTFARHVLKPTPDDVFAGSPPLGFTFGLGGLVVFPMRAGASSLLLEQAGPKQLLPALAEHRVSVLFTAPTAYRAMLEELDGYDLSALRRCVSAGENLPAATWRAWQQRTGLRIINGIGATELLHIFVSAADGDIRPGTTGRPVPGWQARIVDAGGAPVPDGEPGLLAVRGPVGCRYLADERQREYVRNGWNVTGDTYVREADGLFRYVARADDMIISAGFNIAGPEVEDALLRHPDVTEAAVVGRPDETRGHIAVAYCVLRPGVPRGEATVALLRDFVKAELVPYKCPRAIVFLDALPRTPTGKLQRFRLRELE, from the coding sequence ATGGAGCTGAAGACCTCAGCGCACGCCGACACCTTTCCCCGCGACCACCTGCCGCCGAGCGAGCAGTGGCCCGAGCTGATCCTCGACCTGCCCGGTCTCGACTACCCCGAGCGGCTCAACTGCGGCCATGAGCTCCTCGACACCACCATCGCGCGCTTCGGCCCGGACCGCCCCGCCTTCCGCACCGGCGACGGCACGGTCTGGACGTACGCCCAGCTGCGCGAGAGGGTCGACCGCATCGCCCACGTCCTGACGGCCGAGCTGGGCGTGGTGCCCGGCAACCGAGTGCTGCTGCGCGGGCCGACCACCCCGTGGCTGGCCGCGTGCTGGCTGGCGGTGATGAAGGCGGGTGCGGTCGCCGTGACGGTCCTCGCCCAGCAGCGCACCCACGAACTGGCCGTGATCTGCGACATCGCGCGGATCAGCCACGCCCTGTGCGACGCCCGCGTGGTGGACGACCTGGAAAAGGCCGAGGTGCCCGGCCTGCGCGTCACGGCGTACGGGGGCGGCGCACCCGGCGACCTGCTGCACCTGGCCGAACGGGCCCCGGCCGGGCCGTTCGCCGCTGTGGACACGTCGGCCGACGACGTCGCCCTGATCGCCTTCACCTCGGGCACCACGGGACGCCCCAAGGGCTGTATGCACTTCCACCGCGATGTGCTCGCCATCGCCGACACCTTCGCCCGGCACGTCCTGAAGCCGACACCCGACGACGTCTTCGCGGGCAGCCCGCCGCTCGGCTTCACCTTCGGGCTCGGCGGCCTGGTCGTCTTTCCGATGCGGGCCGGCGCCTCGTCGCTGCTGCTCGAACAGGCGGGCCCCAAGCAGCTGTTGCCGGCGCTCGCCGAGCACCGCGTGTCGGTCCTGTTCACCGCGCCGACCGCCTACCGGGCGATGCTGGAGGAGCTCGACGGGTACGACCTGAGCGCCCTGCGGCGCTGCGTGTCGGCCGGCGAGAACCTTCCGGCCGCGACGTGGCGGGCCTGGCAGCAGCGGACCGGGCTCCGCATCATCAACGGCATCGGCGCCACCGAACTGCTGCACATCTTCGTCTCGGCCGCGGACGGCGACATCCGGCCCGGCACCACCGGCCGCCCCGTGCCCGGCTGGCAGGCCCGCATCGTCGACGCCGGGGGAGCGCCGGTCCCGGACGGCGAACCCGGGCTGCTCGCGGTGCGCGGCCCCGTCGGCTGCCGCTACCTGGCGGACGAACGGCAGCGGGAGTACGTGCGCAACGGCTGGAACGTCACGGGCGACACCTATGTGCGCGAGGCCGACGGCTTGTTCCGGTACGTCGCCCGCGCCGACGACATGATCATCTCGGCCGGGTTCAACATAGCGGGCCCCGAGGTCGAGGACGCGCTGCTGCGCCATCCGGACGTCACCGAGGCCGCGGTGGTGGGGCGCCCCGACGAGACCCGCGGCCACATCGCGGTCGCGTACTGCGTGCTGAGGCCGGGCGTGCCGCGCGGCGAGGCCACGGTGGCGCTCCTTCGCGACTTCGTGAAGGCCGAGCTCGTCCCGTACAAGTGCCCGCGCGCGATCGTCTTCCTTGACGCGCTCCCGCGCACGCCCACGGGCAAGCTCCAGCGCTTCCGACTGCGGGAACTAGAGTGA
- a CDS encoding proline racemase family protein: protein MRTRHVYHAVDSHTEGMPTRVITGGLGVIPGATMAERRLHFMEHLDHIRTLLMYEPRGHAAMSGAILQPPTRPDADYGVLYIEVSGLLPMCGHGTIGVATVLVETGMVAVTEPVTTVRLDTPAGLVSVDVRVEDGEAKSVTLTNVPAFCLALERKVTVPGFGTVTYDIAYGGNFYAFVDLDALGLPFDRARKDDLLAAGLALMDAINASDRPAHPEHPEISGVKHVYLAAPGSDATRSRHAMAIHPGWFDRSPCGTGTSARMAQLHARGELPLHRDFTNESFIGTEFTGRLVGETTVGGLPAVVPTVTGRAWITGTAQYFLDPSDPFPQGFLL, encoded by the coding sequence ATGCGGACCCGACACGTCTACCACGCGGTCGACTCGCACACCGAAGGCATGCCGACCCGTGTCATCACCGGCGGGCTCGGCGTCATCCCCGGCGCCACCATGGCCGAGCGGCGGCTGCACTTCATGGAGCACCTCGACCACATCCGTACGCTCCTGATGTACGAGCCGCGCGGCCACGCCGCGATGAGCGGCGCGATCCTCCAGCCGCCCACCCGCCCCGACGCGGACTACGGAGTCCTCTACATCGAGGTCTCCGGACTCCTGCCGATGTGCGGCCACGGCACCATCGGGGTGGCCACCGTGCTGGTGGAGACGGGGATGGTGGCGGTCACCGAGCCCGTCACCACCGTACGACTGGACACTCCGGCCGGTCTGGTCAGCGTGGACGTCCGGGTCGAGGACGGTGAGGCGAAGTCCGTCACGCTGACCAACGTCCCCGCGTTCTGCCTCGCACTGGAGCGGAAGGTGACGGTCCCCGGCTTCGGCACGGTCACCTACGACATCGCCTACGGCGGCAACTTCTACGCCTTCGTCGACCTCGATGCCCTCGGCCTGCCCTTCGACCGGGCTCGCAAGGACGATCTGCTCGCCGCCGGGCTCGCCCTCATGGACGCCATCAACGCGAGCGACCGCCCGGCGCACCCCGAGCACCCGGAGATCAGCGGGGTCAAGCACGTCTACCTCGCGGCCCCGGGCTCCGACGCGACGCGCTCGCGGCACGCCATGGCCATCCACCCGGGCTGGTTCGACCGCTCCCCGTGCGGCACCGGAACCTCCGCTCGGATGGCCCAGCTGCACGCCCGCGGTGAGCTCCCCCTGCACCGCGACTTCACCAACGAGTCCTTCATCGGTACCGAGTTCACCGGCCGGCTCGTCGGCGAGACCACGGTCGGCGGACTCCCGGCGGTCGTGCCCACCGTCACCGGACGGGCCTGGATCACCGGAACCGCCCAGTACTTCCTCGATCCGTCCGACCCGTTTCCGCAAGGCTTCCTGCTGTGA
- a CDS encoding RidA family protein translates to MSLERLNPAELSPPTGFSHAVVAVGSRLVFLAGQTALDGDGEVVGTTLPEQFRTATTNLLTALAAAGGTPGDLARVTVYATDVAEYRLRARELGSIWRELAGRDYPAMAVIGVVRLWDEQALVELDGFAVLD, encoded by the coding sequence ATGAGCCTGGAGCGACTGAACCCGGCCGAACTGTCCCCGCCGACCGGCTTCAGCCACGCGGTGGTCGCCGTCGGCAGCCGCCTCGTCTTCCTCGCCGGGCAGACCGCGCTGGACGGGGACGGCGAGGTGGTGGGCACCACGCTGCCCGAGCAGTTCCGCACCGCGACCACCAACCTCCTGACGGCACTGGCAGCGGCCGGGGGCACCCCGGGCGACCTCGCGCGGGTCACCGTGTACGCCACGGACGTCGCGGAGTACCGGCTGCGGGCCCGCGAACTCGGGTCGATCTGGCGCGAGTTGGCAGGCCGCGACTATCCGGCGATGGCGGTGATCGGGGTGGTCCGCCTCTGGGACGAGCAGGCCCTGGTCGAACTGGACGGCTTCGCGGTCCTGGACTAG
- a CDS encoding ornithine cyclodeaminase family protein, protein MIHLGADDIAALLTPAAAAEAVGAALRDGLDPESCPARSGIPVPAGELLIMPAASATYAGVKIAGVAPANPGRGLPRITGSFLLLDGPTLLPVALLDAAALTTVRTAAVSALAIDALAAPDATRLVLFGAGPQAYAHLEAALKIRKLTHLSVVSRTPEPAESLVAYARGLGLRAHTGTPSEVSGADLVICCTTAREPLFDGRLVPGRAAVVAVGSHQTAVRETDSELVRRSSVWVEARAAALREAGDLLIPLAEKVIAEDHIAGNLAELVRGGGRIPSDRPRLFKSVGMAWEDLAVAAALLRASTTVRETAVGPGSPARKGRIVR, encoded by the coding sequence GTGATCCACCTCGGCGCCGACGACATCGCGGCCCTGCTGACCCCGGCCGCGGCGGCCGAAGCCGTGGGGGCGGCCCTGCGGGACGGGCTCGACCCGGAGTCGTGCCCGGCGCGCTCCGGCATCCCTGTTCCGGCGGGGGAGCTGCTGATCATGCCGGCGGCCTCCGCGACGTACGCGGGAGTGAAGATCGCCGGGGTCGCGCCCGCCAACCCGGGCCGTGGGCTGCCCCGCATCACCGGTAGCTTCCTTCTGCTCGACGGCCCGACACTGCTGCCCGTCGCCCTCCTCGACGCCGCGGCGCTGACCACCGTGCGCACCGCGGCGGTATCGGCCCTGGCGATCGACGCGCTCGCCGCACCGGACGCGACGCGCCTGGTCCTCTTCGGAGCGGGCCCCCAGGCCTACGCCCATCTCGAAGCGGCCCTCAAGATAAGGAAGTTGACTCATCTGTCGGTCGTTTCGCGCACCCCGGAGCCGGCCGAGTCCCTGGTCGCGTATGCGCGAGGGCTCGGCCTGCGAGCGCACACCGGAACGCCGTCGGAGGTGTCCGGCGCCGATCTCGTCATCTGCTGCACCACCGCGCGCGAGCCGCTCTTCGACGGGCGGCTCGTCCCCGGCCGTGCCGCCGTGGTCGCGGTCGGCTCCCACCAGACGGCCGTACGGGAGACGGACTCGGAACTGGTACGGCGCTCCTCGGTCTGGGTGGAGGCGCGGGCGGCGGCCCTGCGCGAGGCCGGCGATCTGCTGATCCCGCTGGCCGAGAAAGTCATCGCCGAGGACCACATCGCGGGCAACCTGGCCGAACTGGTGCGGGGCGGGGGGAGGATCCCCTCCGACCGGCCGCGGCTGTTCAAGAGCGTGGGCATGGCCTGGGAGGACCTGGCCGTGGCGGCGGCGCTGCTACGGGCCTCGACCACCGTACGGGAAACGGCAGTTGGACCGGGAAGCCCTGCCAGGAAGGGGAGGATTGTACGCTGA
- a CDS encoding dihydrodipicolinate synthase family protein codes for MTSATPQRLRPWHGILVATALPLRADLSVDFDSYAEHVRWLIDNGSDGVVPNGSLGEYQTLSDEERAHVVRTAVEAAGDGDRVMVGVAAYGSAESRRWAEQAREAGAGSVLLLPPNAYRADEAAVRAHYAEVAKAGLPVVAYNNPYDTKVDLTPALLAQLYADGSIVAVKEFSGDVRRAYEIAELAPELDLLIGADDVLLELALAGAVGWIAGYPNALPASCAQLYRAAIDGDLATARPLYRALHPLLRWDSKTEFVQAIKLSMDLAGRTGGPTRPPRHPLTAEQEAVVRAATEKALAEGHK; via the coding sequence ATGACGTCTGCAACACCTCAGCGACTCCGGCCCTGGCACGGAATCCTCGTCGCGACCGCACTTCCCCTGCGCGCCGATCTCTCCGTCGACTTCGACTCCTATGCCGAGCACGTGCGCTGGCTGATCGACAACGGCAGCGACGGCGTCGTGCCGAACGGCTCGCTCGGCGAATACCAGACCCTGTCCGACGAGGAGCGCGCCCATGTCGTGCGGACCGCCGTCGAGGCGGCGGGCGACGGCGACCGCGTGATGGTGGGCGTCGCCGCCTACGGCAGCGCCGAGTCCCGCCGCTGGGCCGAGCAGGCGCGCGAGGCGGGAGCGGGCTCCGTCCTGCTGCTGCCGCCGAACGCCTACCGCGCCGACGAGGCGGCCGTACGCGCCCACTACGCCGAGGTCGCGAAGGCGGGCCTGCCCGTCGTCGCCTACAACAACCCGTACGACACCAAGGTCGACCTGACGCCCGCGCTGCTCGCCCAGCTGTACGCGGACGGCAGCATCGTCGCCGTGAAGGAGTTCAGCGGCGATGTGCGCCGGGCCTACGAGATCGCCGAACTGGCCCCGGAACTGGACTTGTTGATCGGGGCCGATGACGTCCTGCTGGAGCTGGCGCTGGCCGGTGCGGTCGGCTGGATCGCCGGATACCCCAACGCGCTGCCCGCCTCCTGCGCCCAGCTCTACCGCGCCGCCATCGACGGCGACCTCGCCACCGCACGTCCCCTCTACCGGGCGCTGCACCCGCTGCTGCGCTGGGACTCCAAGACCGAGTTCGTCCAGGCGATCAAGCTCTCCATGGACCTCGCGGGCCGAACCGGCGGACCCACCAGGCCGCCCCGCCACCCGCTCACCGCCGAACAGGAGGCCGTGGTGCGCGCCGCCACCGAGAAGGCGCTCGCCGAAGGCCACAAGTAG
- a CDS encoding PaaX family transcriptional regulator, which translates to MAEQHTPRSLIVTLYGAYGRQTSGSLAVAELIRLLAAVDVDAPSVRSSVSRLKRRGLLVAQPTAQGAAGYALSADARQLLDDGDRRIYAHPSPRAADGWVLAVFSVPEPERSKRHVLRSRLAGLGFGAAAPGVWLAPARLYDETRHTLDRLQLAPYVELFRGEHLGFSPTAEAVARWWDLPAIAKEHEDFLDRHEPVLRAWQSRDHPGSGAPAQAEAAYRDYLLALDSWRRLPYVDPGLPADLLPHNWPGARSAEVFGRLHQLLREAGAAFVRSVLS; encoded by the coding sequence GTGGCCGAGCAGCACACCCCCCGATCCTTGATCGTCACCCTGTACGGCGCCTACGGGCGCCAGACCTCCGGCTCGCTGGCGGTGGCCGAACTGATCCGGCTGCTCGCGGCGGTCGACGTGGACGCGCCGTCCGTACGCTCGTCGGTGTCCCGGCTCAAACGGCGGGGGCTGCTCGTGGCACAGCCCACGGCGCAGGGCGCGGCCGGCTACGCGCTGTCGGCCGACGCCCGCCAGCTCCTGGACGACGGCGACCGGCGCATCTACGCCCATCCCTCGCCCCGGGCCGCCGACGGCTGGGTCCTCGCGGTGTTCTCCGTCCCGGAGCCGGAACGCAGCAAGCGCCACGTCCTGCGCTCGCGCCTGGCCGGACTCGGCTTCGGCGCGGCGGCACCCGGGGTGTGGCTGGCCCCGGCCCGGCTGTACGACGAGACCCGGCACACCCTGGATCGCCTCCAACTCGCCCCGTACGTCGAGCTGTTCCGCGGCGAGCACCTCGGCTTCTCGCCCACCGCGGAGGCGGTCGCCCGCTGGTGGGACCTGCCGGCCATCGCCAAGGAGCACGAGGACTTCCTCGACCGGCACGAACCGGTGCTGCGGGCCTGGCAGTCGCGGGACCACCCGGGCTCCGGCGCCCCGGCACAGGCCGAGGCCGCCTACCGCGACTACCTCCTCGCCCTGGACTCCTGGCGCAGGCTCCCGTACGTGGACCCGGGGCTGCCCGCCGACCTGCTGCCCCACAACTGGCCGGGCGCCCGCTCGGCCGAGGTGTTCGGCCGACTGCACCAGCTGCTGCGGGAGGCGGGCGCGGCGTTCGTCCGGAGCGTCCTGTCGTGA